AGTCCACCGCATCCTGACCCGCGGCGGCATCTTCATGTACCCGATCGACAGCAAGCACCGCGAGCGTGGCGGCAAGCTGCGTCTGATGTACGAAGCGAACCCGATGTCCATGATCGTCGAGCAGGCCGGTGGCCTGTCCATCACTGGACCGGATCGCATCATGTCCCTGGCGCCGCAGAAGCTGCACCAGCGCGTGCCGGTCATCCTCGGCTCCAAAAACGAAGTTCAGCGCGTCTGGGACTACCACAAGGCCTAAGACCGACTGCCGGTGCCCGCCCGCTTCGGCGGGCGAACAGACAAGCGAAAGCCCCGGATTCCGGGGCTTTTTTTCGTCAGCGAAAAACCGGGCTTACCCGACCTGCGGTTTCACCCGGAACCACAGGGCGTACATTGCCGGCAGGAACAGGATCGTCAGGAAGGTTCCGCCGAAGATGCCGCCGATCAAGGTAAACGCCAGCGGCCCCCAGAAGGTGCTCTCGGTCAAAGGAATGAAGGCCAGCATCGCCGCCAGCGCCGTCAGCACGACTGGGCGAGCGCGGCGGATGGTCGCCTCGATCACTGCCGTCCGCCGATCCAGACCCTGGCGCTCGTTTTCGTGGATCTGCCCGACCAGGATCAGGGTATTGCGCATCAGGATTCCGGCCAGCCCGATCAGCCCCAGCAGGGCCACGAAGCCGAAAGGCTGATCGAACAACGAAAGCGCGATCACCGCACCGATCAGCCCCAGCGGTGCGGTGAGCAGCACCATGAACATGCCGGGGAAGGAACGCATGATCAGCATGATGAGCGTCAGCATCAGCATGACCATCACGGGCATGACCTTGGCAATGGACGCCTGGGCTTTGGCGGACTCCTCCACCGAGCCGCCGATCTGGATCTGGTAATCCAGTGGCAGGTGCGCGCGCAGATCGGCCAGCTTGCCCCAGATTGCCTGGGTGACGTCCGGCGGCTGCGCCCCGGTTACCTCGCTGTCGACATTGATATAAGGCTCCCGATTGCGGCGCTCAAGCACCGGATATTCGTAATGCACTGCAATCGCCCCCAACTGCCCGAGCGGTACCGTCCGACCATTGTCCATCCGGATCGGCAGGGTCGTCAGTTGCGATAGCTGACGCGCCTCGGCAGGCAGGCCACGTGCCATCAGCGCGACGGTGCGGATGTTTTCGCGCAGTTCGGTCACCTTGGTTCCCGACAACAGTAACCGGGTCTGTTCGGCGATACCCTGCGGCGTCAGCCCCAGAGCCGCCAGCCGCGCCTGATCGAGCGTCAGGAACAGCACGGGCACCTGCTCGCCCCAGGCCAGATGCGGATCGATGGTATGGGGGTTCTCCGCCATGATGGCGCGCACCTGGTCGCCGATCCGACGCAGTTCGGCGATATCCGGCCCCATCACCCGGAACTGCACCGGCCAGATGACCGGCGGGCCGTATAGCAGCGGATGCGGCCGGACGCGCGCCTCGGAGAAATCGCCTTCGTCGATCTTTTTCTGCAGCATCGCCTGAAGACGATCCCGGCCAGCCGCATCGTGCGCCACGGCGATGATCTTGGCGAAGGCGGGATCGGGCAGTTCGGGGTTCAGCGCGAGGAAGAAGCGCGGGGCGCCCTGCCCGATATAGGTCGACAGCGAGGCCAGTTCCGGCGCGCCCTTGAGCGCCTTCGCCACTTCGTGGGCCACGCGCTCCGTGGTCTGGAACGATGCGCCCTCGGGCAGATTGATGTCGATCAACAGCTCGGGCCGGTCGGAACTGGGGAAAAACTGCTTGGCTACACCCTTGCCCATCACGAACACAGCCCCGACGAACAACAACAGCGTGGCCATCGCCACCCAACCCCGGCGGTCGACGCAGAACGTGACCACGCGGCGCAACCCGCGATAGACCGGAGACTGGTACATACCCGCCCCACCTTCGGGATGCGGCACGACCGCCGGCAACAACTTCACGCCGAGGTAGGGCGTAAACACGACCGCCACCCACCAGGACGCCAGCAGGGAAATCGCCAGAATCCAGAAGATGTTCCCGGCGTACTCCCCGACATTCGACTGAGCGAAACCGATCGGCACGAACCCGACGACCGTGATCAGCGTGCCGACCAGCATCGGGGCCGCCGTGATCCGCCAGGCGGCGGCCGCCGCATCGGTTCGACTGTATCCCTCCTCAAGCTTCACCAGCATCATCTCGATGGCAATGATCGCGTCGTCGACCAGCAAGCCCAGCGACAGGATCAGCGCACCCAGCGTGATGCGATCGAGGTTCTTGCCCGTCATGAGCATCACGGCGAAGGTGATGCTCAGCGTCAGCGGCACGGCCAGCGCAACCACGAGTCCGGCCCGCAGCCCCAGGGAAAGAAAGCCCACCAGCATCACCACGCCCAAGGCGATGAAGAACTTGAGCTGGAAGGTGTTCACGGCCAGACGAATCGCATTGGCCTGATCGGTCACCTTGTGCAACTGGATACCCACGGGCAGGCGCTGCCGTTCGGCCGACTCGAACCGGCTGAGCCGCTCGCCCAGTGCCAGGCCGTTGACGTTCTTGCCCATGATCACGCCGACCATGATGGCGGGCGTGTCGTTATCCTCGATCAGGAAACTCGGCGGGTCGGCGTAACCCCGGTGGACGCGGGCGATGTCGCCCAGGCGGATCACCCGACCGTTCACGGCGATCGGCGTGTTTTCGATCCGGGCGGTCAGGCCCGGCTGGTCCGGGCGGTAGCCGGCGTCGATCCGCAGGTACAGACGCGGACCGGCCGTCTCGATCAACCCCGCCGGCGCGACCGCATTCTGCGCGGCCAGCGCCTGTTGGACGAGGGTCATCGGGATCCCCAGCGTCTGCAACTTGTGGGGATCGACGTCGACATACACCCGCTCCGGCTGCTCGCCCAGGATATGCGCCTTGGCCACCCCGGGCACCTGCAACGCATCCGAGCGAAGGCGCTCCGCTTCACGGGCCAGATCCCGCGGCGGGAGGCCGGGCGCGGTCAGCGCATACAGGGTGAAATAGACGTCGGAAAAATCGTCGTTGAAATAAGGTCCCTGCACCCCCTTCGGCAGATCGGGCGCCACGTCGCCCAGATGCTTGCGCACCTGGTAATAGACGGCCTGCACCTGATCGGGCGGCGTGTCCTCCCGAAACGAGACGCGCATGTAGACGTTGCCCGGCCGGGAAACCGTCTCGACCTTGTCGAAATACGGCACGTCCTGCAGAGCCTTTTCGAGCGGGTCGGCGACCTGATCCTGCATTTCCCGGGCCGTGGCGCCCGACCATTGGGCCGAGACCAGCATCACCTTGAGGGTGAAGGCCGGATCCTCCGCGCGACCGAGGGAAACGAAGGCATAGACCCCCGCCAGGGCGACCAGAATGATGAAATACAGGGTGACGGCCCGCTCGCGCACCGCCAGCGCCGACAGGTTGAACCCCGAACGGAAACCGCCGGAGGAACTCACGCGCCGAGCCCCGGCTGGACCCGGACCGCCTCGCCATCATGCAGCCGGTTGATGCCGACCGCCACGACCGGGGTGCCCACCGGCAACGGCGTGTCGATGACCGCCCGATCGGCTTCGAGCTGGATCACGGTGACCGGGGTCCGATGCACCTTGCCATCGCGCACCACGAACACCACGCCCTGCTGCCCCTCACCCTGAATGGCCGCGATCGGCACGGTTTTCCGGACCGACTGCGCCGGGAAATGCAGTGTCACCGTCTGCCCCAGGCGCACGTTGGCCTGGTCGGCCAGCTGATAGCGAACCGCCCAGGTTCGCGTCTTGGGGTCGGCCGCGCCCTCGGTCGAGAAATAGGTCGCCGTCAGCGTGTCGGTACGACCATAAGGCAGGGCTTCCGCCGTTTTCGGCAATGCATCCAGTCGTTGTGCCGGAACGTCCACCAGAACCTGACGCGGCCCACTCGCCGCCAGGGTCAACACCGGCTGGCCGCTCGACACCATATCGCCGCGATCGGCCCGAATGGCCGTGACCACCCCGTCGAAGGGCGCCTTGAGCGTGGCATAACCCAGGGAAAGGCGCGCCTGATCCAGCTGGGCGCGGGCCGCATGCTCCCCTGCCTGGGCCGCCTTGAGCATGCTGCTCGCCTGATCGAAATCCTGCTGACTCGCCAGCTTGCGGGCCAACAGGGACTTGAGGCGATCATAGTTCTGCTGGGCAAATCGGACCTGCGCCGAAATCTGCTGCCATTGTGCCTCGCTGGCGTTGACGCGGGCTGTCAATTCGTCCGGATCGAGTCGCGCCAGCACCGTGCCGGCCGACACGGCCTGCCCCCGGTCGACCAATCGCGCCGCAATGCGACCACTGACCTGAAAGCCCAGGGCGCTCTGGATCTGTGCGACCACGGTGCCCGTGAGATCCGGCTGGGCAAGGGTTCCCGCCTGGATCGGGGCCGTACGGACGATCAGGGGCGGCAGATCGCTCCCCGTCTGAGCCGCCCGATCCTGGCACCCCGACACACCGATGGCCAGCAACGCCAGCAATACTCGCCGCCATGGGGCACTGGGGATTACGCCTCGGACAGCCCGAGGGTAAATCGGTCTCGAATCGTTCATCCGCACTCCTCTGCGCCGACAGAGCAGAATCGGGGCACATCCGCCGGGGCTAACTGCGCTCAGGCGCAGTGCTGCCGGCCGAAAAATGTCCCGCCGCCTGCCATACTGATATTTTTGACATCGAGACAATCATCCATGACGACGATCGTCTGGTTCCGACAGGATCTTCGCCTCTCGGATCATCCCGCATTCTCGGCCGCGCTGGACCGTCTGGCGGAAAATGCCTCTCGCATCATACCCGTTTACATTCTCGATGAGGGATCGCCCCGACTCGGCGGTGCTGCCCGCTGGTGGCTGCATCACAGTCTGGCGGGCCTGCAGGCGGATCTTGCGCGCCGCGGCAGCCGGTTGATCCTGCGCCACGGCGACGCCGAAACCGAAATCGCCAGCCTGTTGCAGGAAACAGGCGCCACGGCCGTGTACTGGAACCGGCGGTACGACCCCGAGGGCATCCGGCAGGATCAGGCGATCAAGAGCCGACTCAAAGAGCGCGGCATCGACGCCCAATCCTTTGTCGGCAATTATCTGCACGAACCCTGGCAGGTGCTGAATCGCCAGGGCGAACCCTTCCGGGTATTCACTCCCTACTGGAAGGCGCTGGTCGCGGCAGGTATCGATGACGCCCCGCTACCCGACCTGCCCGACACCCTGCCTCCGGTTCCCGAGAACCTAGCCAGCGCAGCCTTGTCCGCATTGCCCCTGCTGCCCGCCATCCCCTGGGATCGCGCCTTCCCCGAATACTGGCAACCCGGAGAACAGGGCGCCTGGGCGCGCTTCGACGCATTCCTGCCCCGGATCGAATCCTATGCCGACGGGCGCAACGCCCTCGATGGCACGGGCGTCTCCCGTCTGTCGCCACATCTGCGTTTCGGCGAGATCACGCCCCGGCAGATTTCGGCAGCCCTATTCAGCCGGTATCCTCATCCGCTGGAAGTACCCGGTGTCGAGCATTTCCTGCGGGAACTCGGCTGGCGCGAATTCGGCAACTATCTGCTCTTTCACGAACCCCAGACCGTATCGGAACCCCTGAATCCCCGATTTGCCGACTTTCCCTGGCGCGACGCGCCTGACGACCTGCGCGCCTGGCAACGCGGCGAGACGGGCATACCGGTCGTGGATGCCGCCATGCGCGCCCTATGGACCACCGGCTGGATGCACAACCGCGCGCGGATGATCGTCGCCTCCTTCCTGACCAAGAACCTGCTGCTCGACTGGCGCCTGGGCGCCGACTGGTTCATGGACACGCTGGTGGATGCCGATCCGGGCAGCAACACCGCAGGCTGGCAGTGGACTGCAGGCTCGGGGGCCGATGCGGCGCCCTACTTCCGGATCTTCAACCCGATCCTGCAGGCGGAAAAATTCGATCCGGACGGCAGATTCATCCGCCAATGGCTGCCCGAGCTCGCCCGGGCGGACACCAAGACCCTGTTCGCCCCTTGGCAGGCAAGCAGCAATGCCCTGGGTCGGGCGGGCATCCGCCTGGGCGAAACCTATCCCGAACCCATCGTCGATCTGGCCGGCAGCCGCACGCGTGCGCTCGACGCCTTCGCCCGGATCAAGTCGGCGGCGGCCCACTGAAGCCCGCGACGGGTACACTGTTCGCCGAATCAAAACGCTTGAGCCGGAAATTATGTCGATATATAGTGAGAAACATATTGGTGATTTCGTGGTGCCGCTGGCCCTGCGGCTTGGCGAGCAGGAAATCTCGCACCGGCGCCTGAAGCTGTTGGAAGCGGTCCAGGCGGAAGGCTCGATCAGTGCGGCGGCCAAGGCGATCGGCATGACCTACAAGGCGGCCTGGGACGCGGTGGACGCCATCAACAACCTCGCCGGCCGGCCGATCGTGGTCGTCCAGCACGGCGGGGCCGGCGGTGGCGGCGCGGCACTGTCCCCCGCGGGCGTGCAGCTGGTCGATTCGTTCAAGCGGCTCGGCCACCTGCAGAGCCAGTTGATGGCCCTGTTCGATCAGCACGACATCAGCGGCGATCTCAACGTGATCCGGAGCCTCTTCATGAAAACGAGCGCACGCAACACCCTGTCCGGCACGATCACGTCGATCCAGCGCGGCGCCGTCAACACCGAAGTGGTGCTCGGCATTCAGGGCGGCGACGCGCTGGTGGCCATCATCACCAACGGCAGCGCGGACAGCATGAACCTCGCCGTCGGCCAGTCCGCCTACGCGTTGATCAAGTCGAGTTTCGTGCTGGTGACCACGGAGAAGGTGAAGACCTCAGCCCGCAACCAGCTGTGCGGCACGATCGAACGCGTCACCGAAGGTGCCGTGAACAGCGAGGTGGTCATCGCGCTGGCCGGGGGCAACACCCTGACCGCGATCATCACCGAGGGCGGCGCCGAATCGCTGGGACTGAAAGTCGGCGCGCCGGCCTGTGCGCTGATCAAGGCCAGCCTGATCATCCTGGGCGTGGACAGCTAAAAACCCGCCGAAACCGAGTACCTATGGCTCGGTTTTTTACGGCCAAGCGATATATACCAGACTTACCATCGAATCGAATTGAACCGACCGAACCGAACCCACAAGAGGACCCCGACCATGAACAAGTCATTCGCCACCGTGCTCTGCACGATCTTTCTGTTCACTGCGAGCCTGAGTGCGGCACGCGCCGACACCATCACGGTCGCCGTGGCCGCCAACTTCACCAAGGCCGCCGAGGAAATCGGCGCGGCCTGGCACAAGGAAACCGGCAACACGGTGCGGTTCTCGTTCGGGCCGACCGGCGGCCTGTTCGCCCAGATCAACAACGGCGCGC
The Halothiobacillus diazotrophicus DNA segment above includes these coding regions:
- a CDS encoding TOBE domain-containing protein — protein: MSIYSEKHIGDFVVPLALRLGEQEISHRRLKLLEAVQAEGSISAAAKAIGMTYKAAWDAVDAINNLAGRPIVVVQHGGAGGGGAALSPAGVQLVDSFKRLGHLQSQLMALFDQHDISGDLNVIRSLFMKTSARNTLSGTITSIQRGAVNTEVVLGIQGGDALVAIITNGSADSMNLAVGQSAYALIKSSFVLVTTEKVKTSARNQLCGTIERVTEGAVNSEVVIALAGGNTLTAIITEGGAESLGLKVGAPACALIKASLIILGVDS
- a CDS encoding efflux RND transporter periplasmic adaptor subunit, with the translated sequence MNDSRPIYPRAVRGVIPSAPWRRVLLALLAIGVSGCQDRAAQTGSDLPPLIVRTAPIQAGTLAQPDLTGTVVAQIQSALGFQVSGRIAARLVDRGQAVSAGTVLARLDPDELTARVNASEAQWQQISAQVRFAQQNYDRLKSLLARKLASQQDFDQASSMLKAAQAGEHAARAQLDQARLSLGYATLKAPFDGVVTAIRADRGDMVSSGQPVLTLAASGPRQVLVDVPAQRLDALPKTAEALPYGRTDTLTATYFSTEGAADPKTRTWAVRYQLADQANVRLGQTVTLHFPAQSVRKTVPIAAIQGEGQQGVVFVVRDGKVHRTPVTVIQLEADRAVIDTPLPVGTPVVAVGINRLHDGEAVRVQPGLGA
- a CDS encoding cryptochrome/photolyase family protein, with protein sequence MTTIVWFRQDLRLSDHPAFSAALDRLAENASRIIPVYILDEGSPRLGGAARWWLHHSLAGLQADLARRGSRLILRHGDAETEIASLLQETGATAVYWNRRYDPEGIRQDQAIKSRLKERGIDAQSFVGNYLHEPWQVLNRQGEPFRVFTPYWKALVAAGIDDAPLPDLPDTLPPVPENLASAALSALPLLPAIPWDRAFPEYWQPGEQGAWARFDAFLPRIESYADGRNALDGTGVSRLSPHLRFGEITPRQISAALFSRYPHPLEVPGVEHFLRELGWREFGNYLLFHEPQTVSEPLNPRFADFPWRDAPDDLRAWQRGETGIPVVDAAMRALWTTGWMHNRARMIVASFLTKNLLLDWRLGADWFMDTLVDADPGSNTAGWQWTAGSGADAAPYFRIFNPILQAEKFDPDGRFIRQWLPELARADTKTLFAPWQASSNALGRAGIRLGETYPEPIVDLAGSRTRALDAFARIKSAAAH
- a CDS encoding efflux RND transporter permease subunit codes for the protein MSSSGGFRSGFNLSALAVRERAVTLYFIILVALAGVYAFVSLGRAEDPAFTLKVMLVSAQWSGATAREMQDQVADPLEKALQDVPYFDKVETVSRPGNVYMRVSFREDTPPDQVQAVYYQVRKHLGDVAPDLPKGVQGPYFNDDFSDVYFTLYALTAPGLPPRDLAREAERLRSDALQVPGVAKAHILGEQPERVYVDVDPHKLQTLGIPMTLVQQALAAQNAVAPAGLIETAGPRLYLRIDAGYRPDQPGLTARIENTPIAVNGRVIRLGDIARVHRGYADPPSFLIEDNDTPAIMVGVIMGKNVNGLALGERLSRFESAERQRLPVGIQLHKVTDQANAIRLAVNTFQLKFFIALGVVMLVGFLSLGLRAGLVVALAVPLTLSITFAVMLMTGKNLDRITLGALILSLGLLVDDAIIAIEMMLVKLEEGYSRTDAAAAAWRITAAPMLVGTLITVVGFVPIGFAQSNVGEYAGNIFWILAISLLASWWVAVVFTPYLGVKLLPAVVPHPEGGAGMYQSPVYRGLRRVVTFCVDRRGWVAMATLLLFVGAVFVMGKGVAKQFFPSSDRPELLIDINLPEGASFQTTERVAHEVAKALKGAPELASLSTYIGQGAPRFFLALNPELPDPAFAKIIAVAHDAAGRDRLQAMLQKKIDEGDFSEARVRPHPLLYGPPVIWPVQFRVMGPDIAELRRIGDQVRAIMAENPHTIDPHLAWGEQVPVLFLTLDQARLAALGLTPQGIAEQTRLLLSGTKVTELRENIRTVALMARGLPAEARQLSQLTTLPIRMDNGRTVPLGQLGAIAVHYEYPVLERRNREPYINVDSEVTGAQPPDVTQAIWGKLADLRAHLPLDYQIQIGGSVEESAKAQASIAKVMPVMVMLMLTLIMLIMRSFPGMFMVLLTAPLGLIGAVIALSLFDQPFGFVALLGLIGLAGILMRNTLILVGQIHENERQGLDRRTAVIEATIRRARPVVLTALAAMLAFIPLTESTFWGPLAFTLIGGIFGGTFLTILFLPAMYALWFRVKPQVG